The window CTTATTTCTTTTTCGTATAATAATGGGGCCAAATTTTCTGCAAAGGGAAATATAAAAATATTTTTTCCTTCGGATATGGTCTTACAAAATAATGCTTACGGAATTTCGGTCTACAAGACGGCCTACAAGGCCGCCGATTCGGCGCCCTATAAGACCGGTTCAAGAAAAGAAGCTTTAGCCAATTTTTCCAAGGGCGTAATATTTGAAGCTTCGGGCCGTTTCGGAGCAAAGAAAAACGCTATGAGCCCCTTGGCCTTTTTTGGAGATAAATCCGTTCCCGAATTTTTAGGTTGGAGATCGGCCGTTTTAAGATTCAGGGCTTTTTTACGGTTTTATCTTATGCGTTTGTTGGCTGGGTGGGGGAGTGCCGGTGCCTTGCTTTTAGCCCTCCTTTCTGCAAACAGGGATTTTTTGATTCTTCCTGTTTCGGAAGCTTTTAGAAATGCAGGGCTTGCTCACGTTTTGGCCCTTTCGGGGATGCATGTTTCTTTGGTAAGCTTAACCGCCTTGCAGATGGGTTCTATATTCGGGAAAAAAAGCCTCGCGATAAAGTTTTCACTAGTTTCTATTATCTTCTTTGTTTGGTTTGCAGGAGCTGCCCCCTCTCTTAATCGTGCCCTCGGCATGATGATTTTAATTATTATAGGCAAGTCCTTGGGGCTCCAGCCTCCTATGATTTCGGTTTTATGTACAATGCTTATTTTTCATATTGCCGTAAAGCCTGATGATGCCCTAAGTCTCGGCTTTATGCTTTCTTACGGTGCCTTGGCCGGAATTCTTATCTTTGGAAGTGCCGTATTCGATATCTTAAACGGAAAAATACCTCCTAAAATATTGGGAAGTTTTTCGGCTTCAATAGGTGCGCAAACCTTTACCGCTCCTATAGTAATAAGCAAAATAGGAGTCTTAGCGCCTATAGGTATAATTGCTTCTATCATTGTAAGCCCTCTGATATCTGCCTTTTTAATTTTAGGCCTTGGGGCAATTTTTATTTCTCTTTTATTTCCGTTTACGGGCTTTATTTTTTCTTACTTTTTAAATGCTTTTTATGATTTGATATTTTTTATTATTCGAACTTTTGCCCTTTTTCCGCTGATGACGGCAGATACTTTTTTTGCCGGTTTAACTTTTGCAATACTTCCCTTTACGGCCGGCTTAATTTGTGTGTTTTATGCCGATAGAAAGCTAAAAAAGATGGAGAACCTTTTAAAATGAAAGTTTTAATGCGGTATGCTTCAAGTGAGCTCAACGTAAAAAGCTCAAGATTTTTAGCGGAAATTTTTCCTATAAATTCGGCCGCCGAAGCCAGAGAACTTTTAAAAAGCCAAAAGGGAAAATACGAAGATGCCCGCCATGTAGTCCATGCCTTTATTGCAGGCGAAAACGGAGAGGTTTTAGGCTGTTCCGATGACGGAGAACCTTCGGGAACTGCCGGCCGGCCGGCTCTTGCAGTGCTCAAGGGTTCAGGAATCACAAACATAATGCTTACAATTACACGCTGGTTCGGCGGCACCCTTTTGGGAACAGGCGGTTTGGTAAAAGCTTACTCGGATTCTGCAAAACTTGTTCTTCAAGAAGCTTCAACCGAAGAGCTTATCAAAAAAGAGCCTTTTCAATTTGAATGCTCTTATTCCGAATGGGAAAATTTAAAACGCAGTCTTGATGAATTTTCGGTTGAAATGTTACAAGCCGATTACAGCGAAAAGGTAAGGGTAAACGGTCAAATTCCTTTAGAAAAAAAAGCACCCTTTGAAGCCTTTATTGAAAATGCTTCAAAGGGCGGTATAAGTTTAGTCTTTCCAATGTATGACAGGTTTTGAGAATTTGCAAATATGCCATATAAATTCTATTTGGAACAGATAATTCTTACAATCGAAAATACTGCTATACAAGGCCATAATTTTTTAGAATCCAATTTTGAATTATTCACCTCAAATAGTTTATATTTATCTTTAGTAAATTCTGCATAAATTATTCCGTCTGAACTAACAATATGGAATACCTGATCTTTTGATTTAACCATCTGAATAAACGAACTCATATTATCTTTCATTGTCGCTACGGTATACATGCTTGTTAACAGTACATAAAATTCAACGTTTTCAACAGAAAAAGTTGCAAGCTTAACCGGTAATTCCGACTCATGTACGGATTTTTCCCAAATCGCTTGCGAACCGGATATATTGAATTTTTCAAATTTATAGATAGGCGGGAGATTTTGAATATCAACTTTTCGGATATTTTCAATTCCATAGTTTCCTTTCTTTTGCCGATAGTTAATTTGAATATCGTAAAAAATATCGTTAAACCAGATTTTTCCTGTCCATTTCATGAGGTCTACTTCATTTGGATAAAGAGGATCAAAGCCTAACCTAAAGTCTTCTTTTCCATTCAAAATAATATCATTAGAATCAGCAACGGCTGACTTTTTAAATTCAATAATATTTCCGAAATATTTTGTTTCAAATGCTGTAGTATCGGTTCCATAATACTTTACTGTTATACATGATGAAAAAATAAATATTCCTAAAGATAAAAATATAATACCGTGTTTAGTTTTCATTAGCTAAAACTCCTCAACGTTAATCAAAATAGGCTGCTTTTCGTTCCTAAATCGAGATTATTTAATTGAGTAAATGAGTATTTATTCCTATAAGGTAACAATAAACGGACA of the Treponema denticola ATCC 35405 genome contains:
- a CDS encoding ComEC/Rec2 family competence protein translates to MVNENKLTRNKFFVLKPIVVSACAAVLSFYFFCAIGNYFNKFLIISIFILSFIIGFIFRKKKFFFIFAGLFIGSLAVLRLFFIYAEPFSLAELNKVKSIQAELTGEAYPAGEKYYAANAKLISFSYNNGAKFSAKGNIKIFFPSDMVLQNNAYGISVYKTAYKAADSAPYKTGSRKEALANFSKGVIFEASGRFGAKKNAMSPLAFFGDKSVPEFLGWRSAVLRFRAFLRFYLMRLLAGWGSAGALLLALLSANRDFLILPVSEAFRNAGLAHVLALSGMHVSLVSLTALQMGSIFGKKSLAIKFSLVSIIFFVWFAGAAPSLNRALGMMILIIIGKSLGLQPPMISVLCTMLIFHIAVKPDDALSLGFMLSYGALAGILIFGSAVFDILNGKIPPKILGSFSASIGAQTFTAPIVISKIGVLAPIGIIASIIVSPLISAFLILGLGAIFISLLFPFTGFIFSYFLNAFYDLIFFIIRTFALFPLMTADTFFAGLTFAILPFTAGLICVFYADRKLKKMENLLK
- a CDS encoding YigZ family protein translates to MKVLMRYASSELNVKSSRFLAEIFPINSAAEARELLKSQKGKYEDARHVVHAFIAGENGEVLGCSDDGEPSGTAGRPALAVLKGSGITNIMLTITRWFGGTLLGTGGLVKAYSDSAKLVLQEASTEELIKKEPFQFECSYSEWENLKRSLDEFSVEMLQADYSEKVRVNGQIPLEKKAPFEAFIENASKGGISLVFPMYDRF